One genomic region from Phragmites australis chromosome 1, lpPhrAust1.1, whole genome shotgun sequence encodes:
- the LOC133912568 gene encoding uncharacterized protein LOC133912568, with translation MDILLPFKVGDIVESRSFSPGYRGAWFRSKILIMCIRQGHLECLLEYVDFPDEKNTWTRLYKIPPGCRKQKSNGSRMIMLRPSFPQWYWENKKPDQLPKTDVVAIVSSPWKVGALIEWWYTDCYWTGKIIELLGDDKVKITLHEQPIGEGGCYDADCKDLRPALGWSLEKGWSVPLSQENGKNWYTAQLITQRTDTGSSSSDEDIEQSCDGKEELQNCLNGQSDMPAEVMDSGAKPSVNNNDKIFMNNQGDGKEEPLKCLNGASDMPQEVINSKVELPPNQNSICCTKSQTDSPIAKRGISPEALSDGQSSPISLKRRKISSEHASVEAPPDIVDDAIMKLEKVANKIISLENLLLSVGSAPSSTAKPSWKLLEDTSAKHK, from the exons ATGGATATTTTGCTGCCGTTTAAAGTTGGAGACATAGTGGAGTCAAGGTCCTTCTCTCCTGGTTATAGGGGTGCATGGTTCCGTAGCAAG ATACTCATTATGTGTATAAGGCAAGGTCACCTGGAGTGTCTTTTGGAATATGTTGACTTTCCAGATGAAA AAAATACATGGACTCGACTATATAAAATTCCCCCAGGATGTCGTAAGCAGAAATCAAATGGGAGTAGGATGATCATGTTACGGCCTTCCTTTCCACAGTGGTATTGGGAGAATAAAAAACCTGACCAGCTCCCAAAGACTGATGTTGTAGCAATTGTCAGCAGTCCATGGAAAGTAGGTGCATTGATTGAGTGGTGGTATACTGATTGTTACTGGACTGGGAAAATTATTGAGTTACTTGGCGATGACAAAGTTAAG ATAACTTTGCATGAACAGCCAATCGGTGAAGGTGGATGCTATGATGCTGACTGCAAGGATCTGAGGCCAGCCCTTGGTTGGTCCCTTGAGAAAGGTTGGAGCGTGCCTCTTTCGCAG GAAAATGGAAAAAACTGGTATACAGCTCAGTTGATTACACAGAGAACAG ATACAGGAAGTAGCAGCTCAGACGAGGACATTGAGCAATCTTGTGATGGCAAAGAGGAATTACAAAATTGCTTGAATGGACAATCTGATATGCCTGCGGAAGTCATGGACTCTGGCGCAAAACCTTCGGTGAACAACAATGACAAAATTTTCATGAATAATCAAGGAGATGGTAAGGAGGAACCACTAAAATGTTTGAATGGAGCATCTGATATGCCTCAGGAGGTTATCAATTCAAAAGTGGAACTTCCACCCAACCAAAACAGCATATGCTGCACGAAAAGTCAAACAGACAGTCCTATTGCCAAGCGAGGTATATCTCCTGAGGCCCTTTCGGATGGCCAGTCAAGTCCCATCAGTCTCAAGAGACGGAAAATCTCATCTGAGCATGCTTCAGTCGAGGCGCCTCCTGATATTGTTGATGATGCCATAATGAAACTGGAGAAAGTAGCAAACAAAATCATAAGTCTCGAAAATCTCTTGCTGTCTGTGGGATCTGCTCCATCAAGCACAGCTAAGCCTTCTTGGAAGCTTCTGGAGGATACATCAGCAAAACACAAGTGA
- the LOC133912590 gene encoding RNA-binding protein Y14A-like, whose protein sequence is MAAANTGDVEVVDFDSDDDDLMDYDAPEVNPTPAAARLRSTIAAGGDSSAAARKTKGRGFREETSSSRRLADRGDFHSLGSDDGPGPLRSIEGWIILVTGVHEEAQEDDLHNAFREFGQVKNLHLNLDRRTGFVKGYALIEYENFEEAQAAIKSMDRTELVTQIINVDWAFSSGPAKRRNVRRRSRSPPRRRY, encoded by the exons atggcggcggcgaacACGGGGGACGTGGAGGTGGTAGACTTCGactccgacgacgacgacctcaTGGACTACGACGCCCCCGAGGTCAATCCGACCCCGGCCGCCGCGCGCCTCCGCTCCACAATAGCCGCCGGCGGGGACTCCTCCGCCGCTGCGCGTAAGACTAAGGGCCGCGGCTTCCGGGAGGAGACTTCTTCCTCGCGCCGCCTCGCTGACCGCGGTGACTTCCACTCCCTCGGCTCCGACGACGGCCCCGGGCCCCTTAGAT CTATTGAAGGGTGGATTATTTTGGTAACTGGGGTTCATGAAGAAGCACAGGAGGATGACCTCCATAATGCTTTTCGGGAGTTTGGGCAGGTCAAGAACCTGCATTTGAATTTAGATCGTCGTACTGGATTTGTCAAG GGATATGCTTTGATTGAATATGAGAACTTTGAGGAAGCCCAGGCTGCAATAAAATCAATGGACAGAACTGAGCTTGTTACACAGATAATAAATGTTGATTGGGCATTTAGTAGTGGCCCTGCCAAGCGAAGAAATGTTCGCAGGAG